The following coding sequences lie in one Arthrobacter sp. SLBN-122 genomic window:
- a CDS encoding DUF4230 domain-containing protein has product MIKRIVIVLVGTIVLGLAVVGVLNMAGFNPFQSQRTDRSQPALLKSIKDISQYHAAVGNFETVLDIEDNVAGIPTLITGRRTLFVAAGTVDAYVDLSGFGDNDLTLSADGKSVTVRLPEPQLDKPNLDHERSYVFSQDRGVLDRIADAVEAPKQAEFFKLAETKLASAAEESKLRQQAAENTKSMLTGMFSSLKIEATFL; this is encoded by the coding sequence ATGATCAAGCGCATCGTGATCGTGCTGGTTGGCACGATCGTGCTGGGATTAGCCGTCGTGGGCGTATTGAATATGGCAGGGTTCAACCCGTTCCAGTCGCAACGGACCGACCGGAGCCAGCCTGCGTTACTGAAGTCCATCAAAGACATCAGCCAATATCACGCCGCTGTAGGTAACTTTGAAACGGTGCTGGACATCGAGGACAACGTAGCTGGCATCCCAACCCTCATTACCGGACGACGGACCCTGTTCGTTGCCGCCGGCACCGTCGACGCCTATGTCGATCTCTCTGGTTTCGGGGACAACGATCTGACACTGTCAGCCGACGGGAAGTCGGTGACTGTTCGGTTGCCCGAGCCACAGCTGGACAAGCCCAACTTAGACCACGAACGGTCCTATGTGTTCAGCCAGGACCGCGGCGTCTTGGACCGGATCGCCGACGCCGTGGAGGCGCCCAAACAGGCAGAGTTCTTCAAGCTAGCCGAGACGAAACTGGCCTCTGCAGCGGAGGAATCGAAACTGCGCCAACAGGCCGCCGAGAACACAAAGTCTATGTTGACGGGCATGTTCAGCTCCCTGAAAATCGAAGCCACTTTCCTCTGA
- a CDS encoding TniB family NTP-binding protein, whose protein sequence is MSINEYLSLPSLQKIAFDDMRRRIITRGVMVKNDSYLNVQGVLARVMREHQYASGGGHGVLVTGDSYTGKTTVARILMLDLLTQRLNKDPRCVERGEVPVAYVNLPSTGTPLGLYRMIAQFYGLPIGHRETEARLEGMVQHAINDCRTELLVIDDVHNLKYGGAHSRKVSAAIRRLGDDIDCPILLIGIGLQNTNLLNGPEGAQIAERYRVAEMVSYEKRSSKGWKMLVSSLVSSMPLFGENQLGLKALGADLHTLTNGRIGALNSLVSRAALDLIDLRNPEDEVLTFGIAKDKAAEIAEESLFKSAMRRGAHIGH, encoded by the coding sequence GTGAGCATTAACGAATACTTATCCCTGCCTTCGCTCCAAAAGATTGCATTTGACGACATGCGCCGGCGAATCATCACTCGTGGGGTAATGGTCAAAAACGACTCATACCTGAACGTGCAGGGGGTGCTCGCTAGGGTGATGCGCGAACACCAGTATGCCAGCGGTGGCGGTCATGGCGTGCTCGTGACCGGAGACTCATACACGGGCAAAACAACCGTCGCCCGAATCCTGATGCTGGACCTGCTCACACAACGCCTGAATAAGGATCCTCGCTGTGTTGAACGCGGTGAGGTGCCCGTGGCCTACGTGAACCTTCCCTCAACCGGAACACCATTGGGGCTGTATCGAATGATCGCCCAGTTCTATGGGCTACCGATCGGCCATCGCGAAACCGAGGCACGGTTAGAGGGAATGGTTCAGCATGCGATCAACGACTGCCGCACAGAATTGCTCGTGATAGATGACGTTCATAATCTCAAGTACGGCGGAGCGCATTCCCGTAAGGTCAGTGCAGCTATCCGACGACTCGGCGATGACATAGATTGCCCCATACTCCTGATAGGAATCGGGCTGCAGAACACCAACTTGCTTAACGGACCGGAAGGAGCACAGATAGCAGAGCGATACCGGGTGGCGGAAATGGTTTCCTACGAGAAGCGGAGTTCCAAGGGCTGGAAAATGCTCGTCAGCAGCCTTGTCAGCTCGATGCCCCTGTTCGGTGAAAACCAACTTGGGCTAAAGGCCCTAGGCGCTGATTTGCACACACTTACGAACGGCCGAATAGGTGCCCTCAACTCGCTCGTCAGCCGCGCGGCACTGGACCTCATAGATCTTCGAAACCCCGAAGACGAGGTCCTTACATTCGGAATTGCGAAGGATAAAGCGGCAGAAATTGCCGAGGAAAGTCTCTTCAAATCCGCTATGCGGCGCGGAGCGCACATTGGACATTGA
- a CDS encoding restriction endonuclease subunit S has product MNSVVSLKQVCQRVDYGLTTSAVLGGDGPRFLRITDIDDSFVDWASVPRCTASEAESAKYALADGDIVVARTGASTGRSQWVTVSEPSVFASYLIRFRVGPEFDSRFVAYVLSSEPWFDHVLSVAHGKSAQPNMSASEMARFRFACPPLPEQKAIAQVLGVLDDKIAANTKLAETADEVGSTLTRRWLDPDVTVVLSSIADIVMGSSPLGADLNETGAGTVFYQGVRDFGLRFPSSRVWTTAPLRLAEPGDTLLSVRAPVGRVNLAREETCIGRGLASVRSTTGQRFSLFHLLKASKEAWAPFDGGGTIFGSINKGQLASIQLPGIKQEHAGRLEDSLAALEKLVSSALGENAQLAQTRDSILPQLMSGRLRVKDAEKVLENAGA; this is encoded by the coding sequence GTGAACTCGGTTGTTTCGCTCAAGCAAGTTTGTCAGCGTGTGGATTATGGTCTCACAACGTCAGCTGTCCTCGGCGGTGATGGCCCCAGATTTCTGCGGATCACCGACATAGATGATTCTTTTGTTGACTGGGCTAGCGTTCCCCGCTGTACGGCGTCCGAAGCAGAATCAGCCAAGTATGCGCTGGCAGATGGAGACATCGTCGTTGCCAGAACAGGTGCTTCTACGGGTCGGTCCCAGTGGGTCACGGTAAGCGAACCATCAGTTTTCGCCTCTTATCTAATCCGGTTTCGAGTTGGCCCCGAATTCGACTCCAGGTTTGTGGCTTATGTTCTAAGTTCCGAGCCTTGGTTCGACCACGTTTTGAGCGTGGCTCATGGCAAGTCAGCCCAACCTAACATGAGTGCATCTGAGATGGCACGCTTCAGGTTCGCCTGCCCGCCGCTGCCAGAGCAGAAAGCCATCGCTCAGGTACTCGGTGTACTGGATGACAAAATTGCGGCCAATACCAAGCTCGCAGAGACCGCCGATGAAGTAGGTTCGACACTGACGCGTCGCTGGTTGGATCCCGATGTAACCGTTGTTCTGTCTTCTATCGCCGACATCGTAATGGGTTCGTCTCCTCTTGGCGCAGACTTGAATGAAACAGGTGCAGGGACGGTGTTCTATCAAGGAGTCCGGGATTTCGGGCTTCGCTTCCCGAGCAGCAGAGTATGGACTACCGCGCCCTTGCGGCTGGCAGAACCTGGAGACACACTCTTGAGCGTCCGAGCTCCAGTTGGGCGCGTAAATCTCGCAAGAGAGGAAACGTGCATAGGTCGTGGCTTAGCTTCAGTTCGATCCACTACGGGACAACGCTTCAGCCTCTTTCACCTTCTCAAGGCGTCGAAAGAAGCTTGGGCACCCTTCGACGGCGGGGGAACTATATTCGGGTCGATAAATAAGGGACAGCTTGCCTCGATACAGCTGCCGGGGATTAAGCAAGAACACGCGGGCAGACTTGAGGACTCATTAGCAGCGCTGGAAAAGCTGGTCAGTTCTGCCCTGGGCGAGAACGCCCAGCTCGCCCAAACGCGCGACAGCATCCTCCCCCAGCTCATGTCCGGCAGACTGCGAGTTAAGGATGCGGAAAAGGTCCTGGAGAACGCCGGGGCGTAA
- a CDS encoding type I restriction endonuclease subunit R: MDFGGITVTAPAVAFSEADWEGAAKKRLGELDWKPLEGQAIAPGNGERESWAELLIRPRLLAALQRLNPAVPGEYLQQALGEIASPKSNDALAENQRIHNCLVDGYRLTYIDSDGNEANPTIRLLSQSPDQNDWLAVNQVTLIQGDYKRRFDMVLYCNGMPVSIIELKKAGSAHADLPGAHAQLQTYLREFPMAFRFCVFTVATDGIQAKYGTPFTPFNHFSPWNVDDDGVPVPQGYMVDGDAVTALDTALDGLYNQERFLQLVRNFTAFDQGSGGLAKRIAKPHQYYAVTKAVASTIQAVESNGKAGVIWHTQGSGKSMEMELYANMVARQPKLKNPTVVVITDRNELDGQLFEGFDRSLLLAESPKQIKKRSELRDELSNRTTGGIYFTTLQKFSRSKSEKDAGADHPLLSDRRNIIVVVDEAHRSHYDDLDGYARHLRDALPHATLIAFTGTPISFDDRNTQEVFGDYVDIYDLSRAVEDGATVPVYFEPRLIKVSLSEGVTEEDLDMSADELTLGLDDTERARIEASVAVVNAVYGAPERIAALAEDLVTHWENRRERMLKFIEAPGKAMIVGGTREICANLYSAIVALRPDWHSDDLSKGRIKVVYSGDATDVPPVSAHVRRDSLNAQVKERLKDVDDELELVIVKDMMLTGYDSPPLHTLYLDRPLKGALLMQTLARVNRTFRGKEDGLLVAYAPLAENLAKALSEYTQSDQANKPVGKNIEEALGLTVSLVETLRSLLAGYDWKSVLMKGGPKAFLNAVTGAVSYLRNPATPGNQPQDGEESLAGNYRKFSGQLSRAWALCSGSNTLAELRPEIQVYEEIRVWMAKYDAADRQASGEPVPEEIQRLLGNLIASATSSGEVLDIYDAAGMPKPSLDDLTPEFIAKTQRARNPQLAIEALRKLIADESASSTRNNVIRQRAFSERITELMRKYTNQQLTSAEVIAELVELAREVAAEGKRGEQFTPPLNSDELAFYDAVAQNESAVEVQGEGVLADIARELVSVMRRDVRTDWTVRDDVRAKLRSSIKRLLVRFGYPPDKQPEAIKLVMEQMESMAPRFADARI; encoded by the coding sequence ATGGATTTTGGGGGAATCACCGTGACAGCACCGGCAGTAGCTTTTTCGGAAGCAGATTGGGAAGGTGCCGCGAAGAAGCGGCTCGGCGAGCTGGACTGGAAGCCATTGGAAGGCCAAGCCATTGCACCGGGCAATGGGGAACGCGAGTCCTGGGCCGAGCTTCTGATCCGGCCCCGCCTGCTTGCCGCCCTCCAGCGGCTCAACCCAGCGGTTCCTGGAGAGTATTTGCAGCAGGCTCTGGGCGAAATCGCGTCACCCAAGTCGAACGACGCGCTGGCCGAGAATCAGCGCATCCACAACTGCCTCGTCGACGGCTACCGACTGACCTACATCGATTCCGACGGTAATGAAGCCAACCCGACCATACGGCTACTAAGCCAGTCACCGGACCAGAACGACTGGCTCGCCGTCAACCAGGTCACGCTCATCCAGGGTGACTACAAACGGCGATTCGACATGGTGCTCTACTGCAACGGCATGCCCGTCAGCATCATCGAACTCAAGAAGGCCGGCAGCGCGCACGCCGACCTCCCCGGCGCCCACGCCCAGCTCCAGACCTACCTCCGCGAGTTTCCCATGGCATTCCGCTTTTGCGTGTTCACGGTCGCCACCGACGGAATCCAGGCCAAGTACGGAACGCCGTTCACCCCCTTCAATCACTTCTCACCGTGGAACGTTGACGACGATGGCGTGCCCGTACCTCAGGGCTACATGGTGGACGGCGACGCGGTCACCGCACTCGACACCGCGCTGGACGGGCTCTACAACCAGGAACGCTTCCTGCAGCTGGTCCGCAACTTCACCGCGTTCGACCAGGGATCCGGCGGCTTGGCCAAGCGGATTGCCAAGCCGCACCAGTACTACGCCGTAACCAAGGCAGTGGCCAGCACCATCCAGGCGGTGGAAAGCAACGGCAAGGCCGGCGTCATCTGGCACACCCAGGGGTCTGGGAAGTCCATGGAGATGGAACTGTACGCGAACATGGTGGCCCGCCAGCCAAAGCTGAAGAACCCCACCGTTGTAGTCATCACCGACCGGAATGAACTGGACGGCCAGTTGTTTGAGGGCTTCGACCGCAGCCTGCTCCTCGCCGAGTCGCCGAAGCAGATCAAGAAGCGATCCGAGCTGCGGGACGAGTTGAGTAACCGGACCACGGGCGGCATCTACTTCACCACGCTGCAAAAGTTCAGCCGCAGCAAGTCCGAGAAGGACGCCGGCGCTGACCACCCGCTGCTGTCTGACCGCCGCAACATTATTGTGGTGGTCGACGAAGCTCACCGCTCGCACTACGACGACCTCGACGGGTACGCCCGGCACCTTCGCGACGCTCTTCCCCACGCCACGCTGATCGCATTCACCGGAACACCAATCTCTTTTGACGACCGGAACACGCAGGAGGTCTTCGGCGATTACGTCGACATCTACGACCTGTCCCGGGCTGTGGAAGACGGCGCAACAGTGCCCGTGTACTTCGAGCCCCGCCTGATCAAAGTGTCGCTTTCGGAAGGTGTCACGGAAGAGGACCTGGACATGTCAGCAGATGAACTGACACTGGGGCTCGACGACACGGAACGCGCACGCATTGAGGCGAGCGTCGCCGTCGTCAATGCTGTATATGGTGCGCCGGAACGCATCGCTGCCCTCGCCGAGGACTTGGTGACCCACTGGGAGAACCGGCGCGAACGGATGCTGAAATTCATTGAGGCGCCCGGCAAGGCAATGATCGTGGGCGGGACACGAGAGATTTGCGCGAACCTCTACTCGGCCATCGTGGCACTGCGACCCGATTGGCATTCGGACGACCTGTCCAAGGGCAGGATAAAGGTGGTCTACTCGGGTGACGCGACCGATGTGCCACCCGTGTCCGCCCATGTGCGTCGCGATTCGCTGAATGCCCAGGTGAAGGAGCGACTCAAGGACGTCGACGACGAGCTGGAGCTGGTGATCGTCAAGGACATGATGCTCACCGGCTACGACTCACCTCCGCTGCACACCCTATACCTGGACCGGCCGCTCAAGGGCGCGCTGCTGATGCAGACGCTTGCCCGCGTCAACCGCACGTTCCGCGGCAAGGAAGACGGCCTGCTGGTGGCGTACGCGCCCCTGGCCGAGAACCTTGCCAAGGCACTGAGCGAGTACACGCAGTCTGACCAGGCGAACAAGCCGGTGGGCAAGAACATCGAGGAGGCTCTGGGACTGACGGTTTCCCTGGTGGAGACCTTGCGCTCCCTGCTGGCGGGCTACGACTGGAAATCCGTGCTGATGAAGGGTGGGCCGAAGGCCTTCCTGAACGCCGTAACCGGAGCTGTCAGTTACCTGCGGAATCCTGCCACTCCCGGTAATCAGCCTCAGGACGGGGAAGAGTCACTTGCCGGGAATTACCGCAAGTTTTCCGGTCAGCTGTCGCGGGCGTGGGCACTGTGCTCTGGCTCGAACACTCTGGCCGAGCTGCGTCCTGAGATCCAGGTGTATGAGGAGATCCGCGTTTGGATGGCGAAGTACGACGCCGCGGACAGGCAGGCAAGCGGGGAACCGGTGCCGGAGGAGATCCAGCGGTTGCTGGGGAATCTAATCGCTTCCGCAACATCGTCCGGCGAAGTACTGGACATCTACGATGCCGCCGGCATGCCTAAGCCGTCGCTGGATGACCTGACGCCCGAGTTCATTGCCAAGACGCAGAGGGCGCGGAACCCGCAGCTGGCCATCGAAGCACTGCGGAAGCTGATTGCCGACGAATCTGCATCATCCACCCGGAACAACGTGATCCGGCAGCGGGCCTTCTCCGAACGGATCACCGAGCTGATGAGGAAGTACACGAACCAGCAGCTGACGTCCGCTGAGGTTATCGCTGAGCTGGTGGAGTTGGCGCGTGAGGTGGCGGCGGAAGGGAAACGCGGGGAGCAGTTCACGCCCCCGCTGAACTCGGACGAACTCGCGTTTTATGATGCCGTAGCCCAGAACGAGTCGGCCGTGGAGGTCCAGGGCGAAGGCGTTCTGGCCGACATTGCGCGGGAATTAGTCTCGGTGATGCGGCGCGATGTTCGTACTGACTGGACCGTGCGCGACGATGTGCGGGCGAAGCTTCGCTCCTCGATCAAGCGGCTTCTTGTGCGATTTGGGTACCCGCCGGATAAGCAGCCGGAGGCAATCAAGCTGGTCATGGAGCAGATGGAGTCTATGGCCCCGCGTTTCGCTGACGCCCGCATCTAG
- a CDS encoding zinc-ribbon domain-containing protein: MTPVPLPGETVASYAARLDAATAAHPGHLWRLAVSTYRQNRNLPARSRVSQEIAEREALALCRKAAGSLADRLVLLGNTTRIVWHACLKCSNGASVALHPDRGQLVCPVHETWTGPTLLKGRNAPPPWVVPPPAQQHSLPVDKDIVEAAGRIQSSITLTPIITEVLRRAASAVRNDGDGEPKPADLPTAAAILETITDSAVIHAVCDFSRPYSDAYKAVAHRMHEAGNPASDAGIDQAWLILRWTAAAARCRFGGEWNTEDPRPLLDPVEAQASAGPPLQPFHTFMDCLRTRHRDDHQWWEDRYRQRGVTTRYLCPEGHVSRRHPPKNSFHGPYDSACSICSGRKVFPGYNSLADRVPWLLDEWDLEADHEATPWTVSTGSNKVGHWICPQGHHYDAMFAQRALRGTGCPHCGFGKVLPGTNDLATTHPQLASLWDPGSSNKKEPREITAGNAKDRIHWRCPRGHSFVRTPLRLVASGGRCNVCDGRVLLAGFNDLATKRPDVAAQWNHARNGTLTPDQVVVGSDMKVWWVCPSGHEFERRISNRCRYPKLTCPVETGKILQPGVSDLATREPLLVRDWDHDRNGFASAEVVPGTRRYWWTCPAGHTQHVSVVNRRRAGGCTRCPPHNRAVPNNVRQHRSAWSSS; the protein is encoded by the coding sequence ATGACACCAGTTCCTCTTCCCGGGGAAACTGTCGCAAGCTATGCGGCTCGGTTAGATGCCGCCACTGCCGCCCACCCTGGGCACCTCTGGCGCCTTGCCGTTTCGACCTACAGACAAAACCGAAACCTACCTGCCCGTAGCCGCGTTAGTCAGGAAATTGCAGAGCGCGAAGCATTAGCTCTCTGCCGTAAAGCAGCGGGAAGCCTAGCCGATCGACTGGTACTTCTCGGGAACACCACGAGGATCGTCTGGCACGCATGTCTAAAGTGCAGCAACGGGGCTAGCGTCGCACTCCACCCAGATCGCGGACAACTCGTCTGTCCCGTCCACGAAACATGGACAGGACCTACATTGTTGAAGGGCCGAAATGCACCGCCACCGTGGGTCGTTCCGCCCCCGGCCCAGCAACACTCCCTACCGGTGGACAAAGACATCGTCGAAGCGGCAGGGAGAATTCAAAGCAGTATCACGCTGACGCCAATCATTACGGAAGTGCTGCGACGAGCAGCTTCCGCAGTGCGGAACGATGGTGATGGTGAGCCAAAGCCGGCAGACCTTCCCACAGCGGCAGCAATTCTCGAGACGATCACTGATTCAGCCGTCATTCACGCAGTCTGTGACTTCTCTCGACCCTACAGTGACGCGTACAAAGCAGTCGCTCACAGGATGCATGAGGCCGGAAATCCCGCCTCAGATGCTGGAATAGACCAGGCCTGGTTGATACTCAGATGGACAGCGGCCGCCGCGCGGTGTCGATTCGGAGGTGAATGGAACACAGAAGACCCCCGCCCCCTTCTTGACCCTGTGGAAGCGCAGGCCAGTGCGGGCCCACCTCTGCAACCGTTCCACACCTTCATGGACTGCCTTCGAACACGGCATAGAGACGACCATCAATGGTGGGAAGACCGATACCGGCAGAGGGGAGTCACTACTCGATACCTGTGCCCGGAAGGACACGTCAGCCGACGGCACCCTCCAAAGAACAGTTTCCATGGTCCCTACGATTCCGCCTGCTCGATTTGCTCCGGTCGTAAGGTGTTCCCAGGATATAACTCGCTCGCTGACAGAGTGCCCTGGCTGCTTGACGAGTGGGATCTTGAAGCAGATCACGAAGCAACGCCGTGGACAGTGTCGACGGGCAGCAATAAAGTCGGCCACTGGATTTGCCCGCAGGGTCACCACTACGACGCGATGTTCGCTCAAAGGGCCTTGCGGGGAACCGGCTGTCCCCACTGTGGATTTGGCAAAGTGCTCCCAGGCACAAACGATCTCGCCACGACACACCCCCAGCTAGCAAGTTTGTGGGATCCCGGCAGCAGCAATAAAAAGGAACCGCGAGAAATTACTGCGGGAAACGCGAAAGACCGTATCCACTGGCGGTGCCCTCGAGGGCACTCCTTCGTGAGGACGCCCCTTCGCCTTGTTGCCTCTGGTGGACGTTGCAACGTTTGCGATGGCCGCGTCTTGCTGGCCGGCTTTAACGACTTGGCTACAAAGCGGCCGGATGTCGCGGCACAATGGAACCACGCCCGTAATGGGACACTCACCCCCGATCAGGTCGTGGTCGGGTCAGACATGAAGGTGTGGTGGGTCTGTCCCAGTGGCCATGAATTCGAACGGCGCATTTCAAACCGCTGCAGGTACCCGAAACTCACGTGCCCTGTGGAGACAGGGAAGATCCTGCAGCCTGGGGTATCTGACCTCGCAACACGCGAGCCGTTACTAGTCCGCGACTGGGACCACGATCGCAATGGCTTTGCTTCTGCGGAAGTGGTTCCAGGAACAAGAAGGTATTGGTGGACGTGCCCAGCGGGCCACACGCAACACGTCTCTGTCGTAAACCGGCGCAGGGCAGGAGGATGTACGCGCTGCCCGCCCCACAATCGAGCAGTACCAAATAATGTACGGCAGCACCGCTCTGCTTGGTCCAGCTCTTAG
- a CDS encoding class I SAM-dependent DNA methyltransferase encodes MPPKVKVDLAPSTMKELKDTLWKAADKLRGSMDASQYKDVILGLVFLKYVSDAFEERREQIQAELEADGLNEEQIAQLIDDVDEYTGRGVFWVAPRARWTYLAENAKGLDAVDGAAPKSIGLLIDEAMELIMQDNKSLAATLPKIYNRDNVDQRRLGELLDLFNSARFTGQGASKARDLLGEVYEYFLEKFAKAEGKRGGEFYTPAGVVRVLVEVLEPHRGRVYDPCCGSGGMFVQAEKFLAAHHLEGSDISVYGQELNERTWRMAKMNLAIHGLNANLASRWGDTFARDQHPELTGNNGADFIMANPPFNIKDWARSESDPRWKYGVPPAGNANYAWIQHIISKLAPGGSAGVVMANGSMSSNSGGEGEIRAQLVEADLVSCMVALPTQLFRSTGIPVCTWFFAKDKTASSRGSVDRTGQVLFIDARNLGYMVDRAERALSDDDIAKIANTYHAWRGTASAVEAGLTYDDEAGFCYSASLSEVKAADYALTPGRYVGAADVEDDGEPIEEKLARLSKDLFEKFEESERLAALVREQLGRVL; translated from the coding sequence ATGCCCCCGAAAGTGAAAGTGGACCTCGCCCCGTCCACCATGAAGGAACTCAAAGACACGCTCTGGAAAGCGGCGGACAAACTCCGCGGTTCGATGGACGCCTCACAGTACAAGGACGTGATCCTTGGGTTGGTGTTCCTGAAGTACGTGTCGGACGCGTTCGAGGAACGGCGCGAACAGATCCAGGCCGAGCTGGAAGCTGACGGACTCAACGAAGAGCAGATCGCCCAGCTCATCGATGACGTTGACGAATACACCGGCCGCGGCGTGTTCTGGGTAGCCCCCCGGGCACGCTGGACCTACCTCGCGGAGAACGCCAAGGGCCTGGACGCAGTGGACGGCGCGGCGCCGAAGTCCATCGGGCTGCTGATCGATGAGGCCATGGAACTCATCATGCAGGACAACAAGAGCCTGGCCGCCACCCTTCCCAAGATCTACAACCGGGACAACGTGGACCAACGCCGCCTGGGCGAACTGCTGGACCTCTTTAACTCAGCACGGTTCACCGGCCAGGGCGCCAGCAAGGCGCGCGACCTGCTGGGCGAGGTGTACGAATACTTCCTGGAGAAATTCGCCAAGGCCGAGGGCAAGCGCGGCGGCGAGTTCTACACCCCTGCTGGCGTGGTCCGGGTGCTGGTGGAGGTGCTGGAGCCGCACCGAGGCCGGGTTTACGACCCGTGCTGCGGTTCGGGCGGCATGTTCGTCCAGGCGGAGAAGTTCCTGGCCGCCCACCACCTTGAGGGTTCCGACATCTCCGTTTACGGCCAGGAGCTGAACGAGCGCACGTGGCGGATGGCCAAGATGAACCTCGCCATCCACGGGCTGAACGCCAATCTGGCCTCGCGCTGGGGCGACACGTTCGCCCGCGACCAGCACCCAGAACTGACCGGGAACAACGGCGCGGACTTCATCATGGCCAATCCGCCATTCAACATCAAAGACTGGGCACGCTCGGAGTCGGACCCGCGCTGGAAGTACGGCGTCCCGCCGGCCGGCAACGCCAATTACGCCTGGATCCAGCACATCATCTCCAAGCTTGCTCCCGGCGGCAGCGCAGGCGTGGTCATGGCCAACGGCTCCATGTCCTCCAACTCGGGCGGCGAGGGCGAGATCCGCGCGCAACTGGTGGAGGCCGACCTCGTCTCCTGCATGGTGGCGCTGCCCACGCAGCTTTTCCGCAGCACCGGCATTCCGGTGTGCACTTGGTTCTTCGCGAAGGACAAGACGGCGAGTTCTCGAGGGTCGGTGGACCGGACCGGGCAGGTGCTCTTCATCGACGCCCGGAACCTGGGCTACATGGTGGACCGCGCTGAGCGTGCACTGTCCGACGACGACATCGCCAAGATCGCAAACACCTACCACGCCTGGCGCGGCACAGCTTCGGCTGTTGAAGCAGGGCTGACGTACGACGACGAAGCGGGCTTCTGCTACTCGGCTTCACTTTCGGAGGTGAAGGCAGCGGACTACGCGCTGACGCCCGGACGCTACGTTGGGGCGGCCGATGTTGAGGACGACGGCGAGCCTATCGAGGAGAAGCTCGCGCGGCTTTCGAAGGACCTTTTCGAGAAATTCGAGGAGTCGGAACGGTTGGCTGCCCTGGTGCGCGAGCAGTTGGGGAGGGTCCTGTGA